From Paracoccus aminovorans, one genomic window encodes:
- the leuD gene encoding 3-isopropylmalate dehydratase small subunit: MDKFTTLTGIAAPMPLVNIDTDMIIPKQFLKTIHRSGLGKNLFDEMRFNPDGSEVPDFVLNQPAYRDSQIIVAGDNFGCGSSREHAPWALLDFGIRCVISTSFADIFYNNCFKNGILPIVMPQEVVDVLMEDAKKGANARMTVDLENLTVTTSDGQSFPFELDPFRRHCLLNGLDDIGLTMEKAPAIDTFEAQMAQSRPWV, encoded by the coding sequence ATGGACAAGTTCACCACCCTGACCGGCATCGCGGCCCCCATGCCGCTGGTCAATATCGACACCGACATGATCATCCCGAAACAGTTCCTGAAGACGATCCATCGCTCGGGTCTGGGCAAGAACCTGTTCGATGAAATGCGCTTCAATCCCGACGGGTCCGAGGTGCCGGATTTCGTGCTGAACCAGCCGGCCTATCGCGACAGCCAGATCATCGTCGCCGGCGACAACTTCGGCTGCGGCTCGTCGCGCGAACACGCGCCCTGGGCGCTGCTGGATTTCGGCATCCGCTGCGTGATCTCCACCAGCTTCGCCGACATTTTCTACAACAACTGCTTCAAGAACGGCATCCTGCCCATCGTCATGCCGCAAGAGGTGGTGGACGTGCTGATGGAGGATGCCAAAAAGGGCGCCAACGCCCGCATGACCGTGGACCTGGAGAACCTGACCGTGACCACCTCGGACGGACAGAGCTTCCCCTTCGAGCTGGACCCCTTCCGCCGCCACTGCCTGCTGAACGGGCTGGACGACATCGGCCTGACCATGGAAAAGGCGCCGGCCATCGACACGTTCGAGGCGCAGATGGCCCAGAGCCGGCCTTGGGTCTAA
- the leuC gene encoding 3-isopropylmalate dehydratase large subunit, translating into MTGNTNAGAPRTLYDKIFDAHVVDRQEDGTCILYIDRHLVHEVTSPQAFEGLRMAGRKVHSPERTIAVPDHNVPTTPDRVNGIENPEGRIQVAELDKNAREFGLNYYPMSDVRQGIVHIVGPEQGWTLPGMTVVCGDSHTATHGAFGALAHGIGTSEVEHVLATQTLIQKKSKNMKVEITGKLRPGVTAKDITLAVIGKTGTAGGTGYVIEYCGEAIRDLSMEGRMTVCNMAIEGGARAGLIAPDEKTFAYCQGRPHAPKGAAWEAAVNWWKTLFTDEGAHWDKVITIRGEDIAPVVTWGTSPEDVVAITDRVPAPEDFEGGKVEAARRSLDYMGLKPGTPLNEVRIDAVFIGSCTNGRIEDLRAAAGILKGKHLAAGVRGMVVPGSGLVRLQAEEEGLDKIFTDAGFEWRLAGCSMCLGMNPDQLAPGERCAATSNRNFEGRMGRGGRTHLMSPVMAAAAGIAGHLTDVRELLAETV; encoded by the coding sequence ATGACTGGCAATACCAATGCGGGCGCCCCCCGCACCCTGTATGACAAGATCTTCGACGCCCATGTGGTGGATCGGCAAGAGGACGGCACCTGCATCCTCTATATCGACCGTCACCTGGTGCATGAGGTGACCTCGCCCCAGGCCTTCGAGGGGCTGCGCATGGCCGGCCGCAAGGTCCATTCGCCCGAACGTACCATCGCCGTGCCGGACCACAACGTGCCGACGACGCCTGACCGCGTGAACGGCATCGAGAACCCCGAGGGTCGCATCCAGGTCGCCGAACTGGACAAGAACGCCCGCGAATTCGGGCTGAACTATTACCCGATGAGCGACGTCCGCCAGGGCATCGTCCATATCGTCGGCCCCGAACAGGGCTGGACCCTGCCCGGCATGACCGTGGTCTGCGGCGACAGCCACACCGCGACGCATGGCGCCTTCGGCGCGCTGGCGCATGGCATCGGCACCTCGGAAGTCGAGCACGTCCTGGCGACGCAAACGCTGATCCAGAAGAAATCCAAGAACATGAAGGTGGAGATCACCGGCAAGCTGCGTCCCGGCGTCACCGCCAAGGACATCACGCTGGCGGTGATCGGCAAGACCGGCACCGCCGGCGGCACCGGCTATGTCATCGAATATTGCGGCGAGGCGATCCGCGACCTGTCGATGGAAGGCCGCATGACCGTCTGCAACATGGCGATCGAGGGCGGCGCCCGCGCCGGCCTGATCGCGCCGGACGAAAAGACCTTCGCCTATTGCCAGGGCCGCCCGCACGCCCCGAAAGGCGCCGCCTGGGAGGCCGCCGTCAACTGGTGGAAGACGCTCTTCACCGACGAGGGCGCGCATTGGGACAAGGTCATCACCATCCGCGGCGAGGACATCGCCCCGGTGGTGACCTGGGGCACCTCGCCCGAGGACGTGGTGGCAATCACCGACCGCGTGCCCGCACCCGAGGATTTCGAGGGCGGCAAGGTCGAGGCCGCGCGCCGCAGCCTGGACTACATGGGCCTGAAGCCCGGCACGCCGCTGAACGAGGTCAGGATCGATGCGGTCTTCATCGGCTCCTGCACCAACGGCCGGATCGAGGATCTGCGCGCCGCCGCCGGCATCCTGAAAGGCAAGCACCTGGCGGCGGGCGTGCGCGGCATGGTCGTGCCCGGCTCGGGCCTGGTGCGCCTGCAGGCCGAGGAAGAGGGTCTGGACAAGATCTTTACCGACGCCGGCTTCGAATGGCGGCTGGCGGGCTGCTCGATGTGCCTGGGCATGAACCCCGACCAGCTGGCGCCGGGCGAGCGCTGCGCCGCGACCTCGAACCGCAATTTCGAGGGCCGCATGGGCCGCGGCGGCCGCACCCACCTGATGTCGCCGGTCATGGCGGCGGCGGCGGGGATCGCCGGCCACCTGACCGACGTGCGCGAACTGCTGGCGGAAACCGTCTGA
- the rsfS gene encoding ribosome silencing factor, protein MPAATTAEPGLTSDQLLDRILASLDDDKAEDVVTIDLRGRSAMADHMVIASGRNARQVASIAEKLVERLKEQTGRTARVEGKETGDWVLIDTDDVIVHVFRPEVREFYQLEKMWMPTDALRSATLDRMRADHAADEAARKTQN, encoded by the coding sequence GTGCCGGCAGCGACAACCGCGGAGCCCGGGCTGACCAGCGATCAGCTGCTGGACCGCATTCTTGCCTCTCTCGACGACGACAAGGCCGAGGATGTCGTGACCATCGACCTGCGCGGTCGCTCGGCCATGGCCGATCACATGGTAATCGCCTCGGGGCGCAACGCCCGCCAGGTGGCATCGATCGCGGAAAAGCTGGTCGAGCGCCTGAAGGAACAGACCGGCCGCACCGCCCGGGTCGAAGGCAAGGAAACCGGCGACTGGGTGCTGATCGACACCGACGACGTGATCGTCCATGTCTTCCGCCCCGAGGTCCGCGAATTCTACCAGCTGGAAAAGATGTGGATGCCCACCGACGCGCTGCGCTCGGCCACGCTGGATCGCATGCGCGCCGATCACGCAGCGGACGAAGCGGCTCGCAAGACCCAGAACTGA